The Enterobacter kobei genome has a segment encoding these proteins:
- a CDS encoding isochorismatase — protein sequence MAIPKLTAYALPTAAELPANKVNWAFEPERAALLIHDMQEYFLNFWGENSAMMQQVVANIARLRAYCKAHNIPVYYTAQPKEQSDEDRALLNDMWGPGLTRSPEQQRIVAELTPDEADTVLVKWRYSAFHRSPLEQMLKETGRNQLLITGVYAHIGCMTTATDAFMRDIKPFFIADALADFTRDEHLMSLNYVAGRSGRVVMTDELLPSIPATKTALRALILPLLDESDEPMDDENLIDYGLDSVRMMALAARWRKVHGDIDFVMLAKNPTLDAWWALLSREVK from the coding sequence ATGGCCATTCCAAAATTAACCGCTTACGCGCTGCCGACCGCTGCAGAACTGCCAGCCAATAAAGTGAACTGGGCGTTCGAGCCAGAACGTGCCGCGCTGCTGATCCACGACATGCAGGAGTATTTCCTGAATTTCTGGGGCGAAAACAGCGCCATGATGCAGCAGGTGGTCGCGAATATCGCCAGACTTCGCGCGTACTGCAAAGCGCACAATATTCCGGTGTACTACACCGCGCAGCCAAAAGAGCAGAGCGATGAGGACCGCGCCCTGCTGAACGACATGTGGGGGCCGGGCCTGACCCGCTCGCCGGAGCAGCAGCGTATTGTGGCCGAACTGACGCCGGACGAAGCGGACACCGTGCTGGTGAAGTGGCGCTATAGCGCGTTCCATCGTTCGCCGCTGGAGCAGATGCTGAAAGAGACCGGCCGCAACCAGCTGCTGATTACCGGCGTGTACGCCCACATCGGCTGTATGACCACCGCGACCGATGCCTTTATGCGCGACATCAAGCCGTTCTTTATCGCCGACGCGCTGGCGGATTTCACCCGCGACGAGCATCTGATGTCCCTCAACTACGTTGCCGGGCGTTCAGGCCGCGTGGTGATGACCGACGAGCTGCTGCCGTCCATTCCGGCAACGAAAACCGCGCTGCGCGCGCTGATCCTGCCGCTGCTGGACGAGTCCGATGAGCCGATGGATGACGAAAACCTGATCGACTATGGTCTGGACTCTGTGCGCATGATGGCGCTGGCCGCCCGCTGGCGCAAAGTGCATGGCGATATCGACTTCGTGATGCTGGCCAAAAATCCTACCCTCGACGCCTGGTGGGCGCTGCTCTCCCGCGAGGTGAAGTGA
- the entH gene encoding proofreading thioesterase EntH — MIWKRHLSLDELNATSMNTLVAHVGIVYTRLGDDTLEAEMPVDARTHQPFGLLHGGASAALAETLGSMAGFLMTRDGQSVVGTELNATHHRAVAQGKVRGVCQPLHLGRTNQSWEIVVFDEQGRRCCTCRLSTMVLG; from the coding sequence ATGATCTGGAAACGTCATTTATCCCTCGACGAGCTGAACGCGACCAGCATGAACACCCTGGTGGCGCATGTGGGCATCGTCTATACCCGCCTCGGCGACGACACGCTCGAGGCCGAGATGCCGGTGGATGCGCGTACCCATCAGCCGTTTGGCCTGCTGCACGGCGGCGCCTCTGCCGCGCTGGCGGAAACGCTGGGGTCGATGGCCGGATTTCTGATGACCCGTGACGGGCAAAGCGTCGTGGGCACCGAACTGAACGCCACCCACCACCGTGCCGTGGCGCAGGGAAAGGTGCGTGGGGTGTGCCAGCCGCTGCATCTGGGGAGAACAAACCAGAGCTGGGAAATCGTGGTTTTCGACGAGCAGGGACGACGATGCTGTACCTGCAGGTTGAGTACGATGGTGTTGGGGTAA
- the cstA gene encoding pyruvate/proton symporter CstA — translation MNNSGKYLTWAGLSVVGAFALGYIALNRGEQINALWIVVASVCIYLIAYRFYGRYIAKTVLGVDATRMTPAVRHNDGLDYVPTDKKVLFGHHFAAIAGAGPLVGPVLAAQMGYLPGMIWILAGVVLAGAVQDFMVLFVSTRRDGRSLGELVKEEMGATAGVIALVATFMIMVIILAVLAMIVVKALTHSPWGTYTVAFTIPLALFMGIYIRYLRPGRIGEVSVIGLVFLVFAIISGGWVAESPTWAPFFDFTGIQLTWMLVGYGFVAAVLPVWLLLAPRDYLSTFLKIGTIVGLAIGILIMRPTLTMPALTKFIDGTGPVWTGNLFPFLFITIACGAVSGFHALIASGTTPKMLANENQACLIGYGGMLMESFVAIMALVSACIIDPGVYFAMNSPMAVLAPAGTADVVASAAQVVSGWGFAITPETLTHIANEVGEQSIISRAGGAPTLAVGMAYILHGALGGLMDVSFWYHFAILFEALFILTAVDAGTRAARFMLQDLLGVISPNLKRTDSLPANLLATALCVLAWGYFLHQGVVDPLGGINTLWPLFGIANQMLAGMALMLCAVVLFKMKRQRYAWVALVPTAWLLICTLTAGWQKAFSPDNKVGFLAIANKFQAMIDSGKIPAQYTESQLSQLVFNNRLDAGLTIFFMVVVVVLALYSLKTALAALKVDKPTAKETPYEPMPENLEEIVTQAKGAH, via the coding sequence ATGAACAACTCAGGGAAATACCTTACATGGGCAGGGCTCTCCGTTGTGGGAGCTTTTGCCCTGGGCTATATCGCCCTCAACCGGGGGGAACAGATCAATGCGCTCTGGATCGTTGTCGCCTCCGTCTGCATTTATCTGATCGCGTATCGTTTTTATGGCCGCTATATCGCGAAAACCGTCCTGGGCGTTGATGCGACGCGTATGACGCCTGCCGTACGTCATAATGACGGTCTGGACTACGTCCCGACCGACAAAAAAGTGCTGTTCGGTCACCATTTTGCGGCGATTGCCGGGGCGGGTCCACTGGTGGGGCCGGTGCTGGCGGCGCAGATGGGCTACCTGCCCGGGATGATCTGGATCCTCGCGGGCGTGGTGCTGGCGGGCGCGGTGCAGGACTTCATGGTGCTGTTCGTTTCCACTCGCCGCGACGGCCGTTCACTGGGTGAACTGGTGAAAGAGGAGATGGGGGCAACCGCCGGGGTGATTGCCCTGGTGGCGACCTTTATGATCATGGTGATCATCCTCGCGGTGCTGGCGATGATTGTGGTGAAAGCGCTGACCCACAGTCCGTGGGGGACGTACACCGTCGCGTTCACCATACCGCTGGCGCTGTTTATGGGGATCTACATTCGCTACCTGCGCCCGGGCCGCATTGGTGAAGTGTCGGTGATTGGCCTGGTGTTCCTGGTGTTCGCCATTATTTCCGGCGGCTGGGTGGCGGAAAGCCCGACCTGGGCACCGTTCTTCGACTTTACCGGTATACAGCTGACCTGGATGCTGGTGGGGTATGGCTTTGTGGCTGCGGTACTGCCGGTATGGCTGCTGTTGGCCCCGCGTGACTACCTCTCTACGTTCCTGAAAATCGGTACCATCGTCGGGCTGGCGATCGGCATTCTGATTATGCGTCCGACCCTGACCATGCCTGCGCTGACTAAGTTCATCGACGGTACCGGCCCGGTCTGGACGGGCAACCTGTTCCCGTTTCTGTTTATCACCATCGCCTGCGGTGCGGTGTCTGGTTTCCACGCGCTGATTGCCTCCGGGACCACGCCGAAGATGCTGGCGAATGAAAATCAGGCCTGCCTGATTGGCTACGGCGGTATGCTGATGGAATCCTTCGTCGCCATTATGGCGCTGGTTTCCGCCTGTATTATCGACCCGGGCGTCTACTTCGCGATGAACAGCCCGATGGCGGTACTGGCCCCGGCCGGGACCGCTGACGTCGTGGCGTCTGCTGCGCAGGTGGTCAGCGGCTGGGGCTTTGCGATTACCCCTGAAACGTTGACGCATATCGCTAATGAGGTGGGCGAGCAGTCAATTATCTCCCGTGCGGGTGGTGCGCCAACGCTGGCGGTGGGTATGGCCTACATTCTCCACGGTGCGCTGGGTGGGCTTATGGACGTGTCGTTCTGGTATCACTTCGCCATTCTGTTCGAGGCGCTGTTTATCCTGACGGCGGTGGATGCCGGTACGCGTGCGGCGCGTTTTATGCTGCAGGATCTGCTGGGGGTGATCTCCCCGAACCTGAAGCGTACCGATTCGCTCCCGGCTAACCTGCTGGCGACGGCACTGTGCGTGCTGGCATGGGGCTACTTCCTGCATCAGGGCGTGGTGGATCCGCTCGGCGGCATTAACACGCTCTGGCCGCTGTTCGGTATCGCTAACCAGATGCTGGCAGGCATGGCGCTGATGCTCTGCGCAGTGGTGCTGTTCAAAATGAAGCGCCAGCGCTATGCGTGGGTGGCGCTGGTGCCGACCGCGTGGCTGCTGATCTGCACCCTGACGGCAGGCTGGCAGAAAGCCTTCAGCCCGGATAACAAAGTGGGCTTCCTGGCGATTGCCAACAAGTTCCAGGCGATGATCGACAGCGGCAAGATCCCGGCGCAGTACACCGAGTCTCAGCTGTCGCAGCTGGTGTTTAATAACCGTCTGGATGCCGGGCTGACCATCTTCTTTATGGTGGTGGTCGTGGTGCTGGCGTTGTATTCTCTTAAAACCGCGCTGGCAGCATTGAAAGTGGATAAGCCAACGGCGAAAGAGACACCGTATGAGCCAATGCCTGAAAACCTGGAAGAGATTGTCACCCAGGCGAAAGGGGCGCATTAA
- a CDS encoding YbdD/YjiX family protein translates to MFDTLSKAGKYLGQAAKMMIGVPDYDNYVEHMRVNHPDQTPMTYEAFFRDRQDARYGGKGGAKCC, encoded by the coding sequence ATGTTCGACACCCTCTCCAAAGCAGGTAAGTACCTGGGCCAGGCCGCCAAAATGATGATTGGTGTGCCGGACTACGACAACTACGTTGAACATATGCGCGTCAACCACCCGGACCAGACGCCCATGACCTACGAAGCCTTTTTCCGCGACCGCCAGGACGCCCGCTACGGCGGCAAGGGCGGGGCGAAGTGCTGTTAA
- a CDS encoding SDR family NAD(P)-dependent oxidoreductase → MQIDLTGKKALVTGASRGLGRAIALSLARAGADVVITYEKSADKAQAVADEIKALGRYGEAVQADSASAQAIQDAVTHAARALGGLDILVNNAGIARGGPLESMTLADIDALINVNIRGVVIAIQEALVHMSDGGRIINIGSCLANRVAMPGIAVYSMTKSALNSLTRGLARDLGPRGITVNLVHPGPTNSDMNPEDGEQAEAQRQMIAVGHYGQPEDIAAAVTFLASPAAGQISGTGLDVDGGLNA, encoded by the coding sequence ATGCAGATCGATTTAACAGGTAAGAAAGCGCTGGTTACCGGTGCCAGCCGTGGGTTGGGCCGTGCGATAGCCCTGTCGCTGGCCCGCGCCGGTGCCGATGTGGTTATAACGTATGAAAAATCAGCCGATAAAGCCCAGGCGGTCGCCGATGAGATAAAAGCGCTTGGCCGATACGGTGAAGCCGTACAGGCTGACAGCGCCAGCGCGCAGGCGATTCAGGATGCCGTCACCCATGCGGCGCGCGCGCTCGGCGGGCTGGACATTCTGGTCAACAACGCCGGGATCGCGCGCGGTGGCCCGCTGGAGTCCATGACGCTGGCTGACATTGACGCCCTGATCAACGTCAACATCCGCGGCGTGGTGATCGCCATTCAGGAAGCGCTGGTGCACATGTCTGACGGCGGGCGCATCATTAACATCGGCAGCTGCCTGGCAAACCGCGTGGCCATGCCCGGTATTGCCGTTTACTCCATGACCAAGTCGGCTCTCAACTCTCTTACCCGCGGCCTGGCGCGCGATCTCGGCCCGCGCGGCATCACCGTCAACCTGGTGCATCCCGGTCCGACCAACAGCGATATGAACCCGGAGGACGGGGAACAGGCGGAAGCCCAGCGCCAGATGATTGCGGTCGGCCATTACGGTCAGCCGGAAGACATCGCGGCGGCAGTCACTTTCCTCGCCAGCCCGGCCGCCGGGCAGATCTCCGGTACCGGTCTGGACGTGGACGGCGGTTTGAACGCCTGA
- a CDS encoding oxidoreductase, whose product MSNTDIRVVPGPANYFSHPGSLAHLNDFFTPEQLSRAVWIYGERAIEAARPFLPASFDAPGAKHLLFKGHCSERDVSHLVNEAGSDVSVVIGIGGGAVMDTVKAVARRSGVPFVGIPTIAATCAAWTPLSVWYNDEGQALQFEIFDDANFLVLVEPQIVLNAPAEYLLAGIGDTLAKWYEAVVLAPEPENLPLTVRLGINSALAIRDVLLERSEEALADQQRGELSQAFRDVVDAIVAGGGMVGGLGERYTRVAAAHAVHNGLTVLPQTEKYLHGTKVAYGILVQSALLGQDDVLAQLVAAYQRFNLPTRLRELDVDINNRDALDKVITHTLRPVESIHYLPVELTPYVLRAAFEKVETFPR is encoded by the coding sequence ATGAGCAATACCGATATCCGCGTCGTGCCCGGCCCGGCGAACTACTTCTCCCACCCAGGCAGCCTTGCGCATCTCAATGATTTCTTCACGCCGGAGCAGCTTTCCCGCGCGGTGTGGATTTACGGCGAGCGCGCCATCGAAGCCGCGCGCCCTTTCCTGCCAGCGAGCTTTGACGCGCCGGGGGCAAAACACCTGCTGTTTAAGGGCCACTGCAGCGAGCGCGACGTCAGCCACCTGGTGAATGAAGCCGGCAGCGACGTCAGCGTGGTGATAGGCATCGGCGGCGGCGCGGTGATGGATACCGTCAAAGCCGTGGCGCGCCGTTCAGGTGTACCGTTCGTGGGCATCCCCACCATCGCCGCGACCTGCGCGGCGTGGACCCCGCTTTCCGTCTGGTACAACGATGAAGGCCAGGCGCTGCAGTTTGAGATTTTCGACGACGCGAACTTCCTGGTGCTGGTGGAGCCGCAGATCGTTCTCAATGCCCCGGCGGAATACCTGCTGGCGGGCATCGGCGACACGCTGGCGAAGTGGTACGAAGCGGTTGTGTTGGCACCTGAGCCGGAAAACCTGCCCCTGACCGTGCGGCTGGGCATCAACAGCGCGCTGGCGATCCGCGACGTGCTGCTGGAACGCAGCGAGGAAGCGCTGGCAGACCAACAGCGTGGCGAGTTATCGCAGGCGTTCCGGGACGTAGTGGATGCGATCGTTGCCGGCGGTGGAATGGTCGGCGGTCTGGGCGAGCGCTACACCCGCGTGGCGGCGGCGCATGCCGTACATAACGGGTTAACCGTGCTGCCGCAGACGGAAAAATACCTGCACGGCACCAAGGTGGCCTACGGCATTCTGGTGCAAAGCGCCCTGCTCGGCCAGGACGACGTGCTGGCGCAGCTGGTGGCGGCCTATCAACGCTTTAACCTGCCGACCCGGCTACGCGAACTGGACGTTGATATTAATAACCGCGACGCGCTGGATAAGGTTATTACCCACACTCTGCGTCCGGTGGAGTCGATTCATTATCTGCCCGTTGAGTTAACCCCTTACGTTCTGCGCGCCGCGTTTGAGAAGGTGGAAACATTCCCCCGTTAA
- a CDS encoding sugar ABC transporter ATP-binding protein, with protein MVSSRLEMRGISLAFSGFQALSRVDFTLSGGSVHALTGANGAGKSTLMAVLCGTHDRYEGEICINNQSVTIREPLDAKRLGIHLVQQEVDVALIPGLSIAENIMLDQLAQPGHRFSWRAVRHQARQALAQLDVSMDVRRSVDSCTLAEKQQILLARALSHHCRFLILDEPTAPLDAHESERLFAVVRRLQQQGIGVVFISHRIHELKAICDTLTVLRDGKLIESGPMADLSGEAIVEKMLGHVLSDIYPPARPPHSDETLLRVEGLHDDALLKDISLHLRKGEILGIAGLAGAGKTELCKALFGATKSRVAQGELNHQPWKPHDPADSVLRGLALVPEERRKEGIFIDEPVSMNLAVCADNSFSRWSLFGHRQAWRWAEEVIDRVGVRARGPGQVLRRLSGGNQQKVAIGKWLRNDASVLIFDEPTKGVDVKAKTDLFQLIDGLAREGKGVIYASGEFAELVGLCDRICVLWDGRIVAEIAGAEAREETLLYYSTGGSAS; from the coding sequence ATGGTTTCCAGTCGCCTTGAGATGCGTGGTATCAGCCTGGCCTTTTCCGGCTTTCAGGCGCTGTCACGGGTGGACTTTACCCTGAGCGGCGGGTCGGTGCATGCGCTGACCGGCGCCAACGGCGCGGGGAAATCGACGCTGATGGCGGTGCTGTGCGGAACGCACGATCGCTATGAAGGCGAGATTTGCATTAACAACCAGTCGGTGACGATCCGCGAGCCGCTGGACGCCAAGCGGCTGGGCATTCACCTTGTGCAGCAGGAAGTGGACGTGGCGCTGATCCCGGGGCTGAGCATTGCCGAGAACATCATGCTCGACCAGCTTGCGCAGCCCGGGCACCGCTTCAGCTGGCGTGCGGTTCGTCACCAGGCGAGACAGGCGCTGGCGCAACTGGACGTGTCCATGGATGTTCGGCGATCGGTCGACAGCTGCACGCTTGCTGAAAAACAGCAGATTTTGCTGGCGCGGGCGCTGTCCCATCATTGCCGTTTTTTAATTCTGGATGAACCCACCGCACCGCTGGATGCACACGAAAGCGAGCGCCTGTTTGCGGTGGTGAGACGCCTGCAGCAGCAGGGCATCGGCGTAGTGTTTATCTCACACCGTATTCACGAGCTGAAAGCCATCTGCGACACCCTGACGGTGCTGCGTGACGGCAAGCTGATTGAGTCCGGCCCGATGGCCGATCTCAGCGGCGAAGCGATCGTTGAGAAGATGCTTGGCCACGTGCTGAGCGATATTTACCCGCCTGCTCGCCCCCCGCACAGCGACGAAACGTTGCTGCGCGTAGAGGGCCTGCACGATGACGCGCTGCTGAAAGATATCTCCCTTCACCTGCGCAAAGGCGAAATTCTGGGCATTGCCGGGCTGGCGGGCGCGGGCAAAACCGAACTTTGCAAGGCGCTGTTTGGCGCCACGAAAAGCCGGGTGGCACAAGGCGAATTGAATCATCAGCCCTGGAAACCGCACGACCCGGCCGACTCGGTGCTGCGCGGGCTGGCGCTGGTGCCGGAGGAGCGGCGCAAGGAGGGTATTTTTATCGACGAGCCCGTGAGCATGAACCTTGCCGTGTGCGCCGATAACAGCTTCTCGCGCTGGAGCCTGTTTGGTCATCGTCAGGCGTGGCGCTGGGCAGAAGAGGTGATTGACCGCGTCGGCGTGCGCGCGCGGGGGCCGGGGCAGGTGCTGCGCCGTTTGTCCGGCGGCAACCAGCAGAAGGTCGCCATCGGTAAATGGCTGCGTAATGATGCCAGCGTGCTGATTTTCGACGAGCCGACTAAGGGCGTGGACGTGAAAGCCAAAACCGATCTGTTCCAGCTGATTGACGGCCTGGCGCGCGAGGGCAAAGGGGTGATTTATGCCTCGGGTGAATTTGCCGAGCTGGTCGGGCTGTGCGACCGCATCTGCGTGCTGTGGGACGGACGTATCGTGGCGGAAATCGCCGGGGCCGAGGCCCGTGAAGAGACACTACTTTATTATTCAACCGGAGGATCGGCGTCGTGA
- a CDS encoding ABC transporter permease — protein MSKALSVTAAASGRQHIFDFLYKWGMLLTVVALVAVFGLASDNFLDPNNIINILRAIAIVTVIAIGVSISLTVGGFDLSVGSTASLANALVISLFVWHGFGTTESILITLALCTLVGLFNAFLIVILRIPDMLATLASLFVIQGVAMTYSYGGSITENMVLPSGDMAEGTIPAAFSLLGQVPTIVIIMLVVTVLAQLGLSLTTHGRRMYAIGGNPEAARLSGIRTTRYKVAAYVIASLLAGLGGILLASRIGSSQVNAGGGYLMDAVAAAWIGFSLAGSGKPNALGTLVGAVILGVLSNGLVMLSVPYYAMDIIKGLVLAVALAMTYIQKR, from the coding sequence GTGAGTAAGGCCCTTTCAGTGACTGCGGCGGCGTCAGGCCGTCAGCATATTTTCGATTTTCTCTACAAGTGGGGCATGTTGCTGACCGTCGTCGCGCTGGTGGCGGTGTTTGGCCTGGCCTCGGACAACTTCCTCGATCCGAACAACATCATCAACATATTGCGCGCGATCGCCATCGTGACGGTGATTGCCATTGGCGTATCGATTTCGCTGACCGTCGGCGGGTTCGATCTCTCCGTGGGATCCACCGCGTCGCTGGCAAACGCGCTGGTGATATCGCTTTTCGTCTGGCACGGCTTCGGCACTACCGAGTCGATTCTGATTACCCTTGCGCTCTGCACGCTGGTGGGGCTGTTCAACGCGTTTCTGATCGTCATCCTGCGTATTCCGGACATGCTCGCAACCCTCGCCAGCCTGTTTGTGATCCAGGGCGTGGCGATGACTTACAGCTATGGCGGGTCGATTACCGAAAACATGGTGCTGCCGAGCGGTGATATGGCGGAAGGGACCATTCCGGCGGCGTTCAGCCTGCTGGGGCAGGTGCCGACCATCGTCATCATCATGCTGGTGGTGACGGTTCTCGCGCAGCTGGGATTGTCCCTCACCACGCATGGCCGACGCATGTACGCCATCGGCGGCAACCCGGAAGCCGCGCGCCTCTCCGGTATTCGCACCACGCGCTACAAGGTGGCAGCTTACGTGATCGCCTCGCTGCTGGCGGGGCTGGGCGGGATTTTGCTGGCCTCGCGCATTGGCTCGTCGCAGGTGAATGCCGGGGGCGGTTATCTGATGGATGCGGTGGCCGCGGCGTGGATCGGCTTCTCGCTGGCGGGTTCCGGCAAGCCGAACGCGCTGGGGACGCTGGTTGGGGCAGTTATTCTCGGCGTGCTGTCGAACGGGCTGGTGATGCTCTCCGTGCCGTATTACGCCATGGACATTATAAAAGGGCTGGTGCTCGCGGTGGCGCTGGCGATGACCTACATACAAAAACGCTGA
- a CDS encoding sugar ABC transporter substrate-binding protein encodes MKKIARSLVALGLLTALPGFAATPAPVPAAIANHEGPIRIAVIRNLGSDDNTTQFVAGAIQEGKKLGFKVSTFLSNGDDAKFQDFVNQAISQKYDGIILSQGRDPYSTALVKKAVDAGIKVAVFDTAVNGEIPGVTVTQQDDASLTNLSFGQLAKDFNGKANIVKLWVAGFPPMERRQAAYKELQKQYPEIKELESIGAVSSDVQGDTANKVGAILAKYPKGKIDAIWGTWDAFSQGAYKALKENGRTEIKLYSIDISNQDLQLMREPGSPWKVSVAVDPKLIGATNVRLIANKIAGEATPATYDFKAAAIPQALLTAQPGGVNVASLGKIIPGWGQTDDFIAPWFATLEAKNK; translated from the coding sequence ATGAAAAAAATTGCACGCTCATTGGTAGCACTTGGATTATTGACTGCGCTGCCAGGCTTCGCGGCCACGCCCGCACCGGTGCCGGCTGCCATTGCGAACCACGAGGGTCCGATCCGCATCGCGGTGATCCGCAACCTCGGCTCCGACGACAACACCACGCAGTTTGTGGCGGGGGCGATTCAGGAAGGGAAGAAACTCGGCTTTAAGGTCAGCACTTTTTTAAGCAACGGGGACGATGCCAAATTCCAGGACTTCGTGAACCAGGCAATCAGCCAGAAGTACGACGGGATTATCCTGTCTCAGGGGCGCGATCCGTACTCCACCGCGCTGGTGAAGAAGGCGGTGGATGCCGGGATTAAAGTCGCCGTGTTTGATACGGCGGTGAACGGCGAGATCCCGGGCGTGACCGTTACTCAGCAGGATGATGCTTCGCTGACGAACCTCTCCTTCGGCCAGCTGGCGAAAGATTTCAACGGAAAGGCCAATATTGTCAAGCTGTGGGTGGCGGGCTTCCCGCCGATGGAGCGTCGTCAGGCGGCGTACAAGGAACTGCAAAAACAGTATCCGGAGATCAAAGAGCTGGAATCCATTGGTGCGGTCTCCTCTGACGTGCAGGGGGATACCGCCAACAAGGTGGGCGCTATCCTGGCGAAATACCCGAAAGGAAAAATCGACGCTATCTGGGGCACCTGGGATGCCTTCAGCCAGGGCGCGTATAAGGCGCTGAAAGAGAACGGGCGCACCGAGATCAAACTCTACAGCATCGATATATCTAACCAGGATCTGCAGCTGATGCGCGAGCCGGGCAGCCCGTGGAAGGTAAGCGTGGCGGTGGATCCGAAGTTGATTGGCGCAACCAACGTGCGTTTGATCGCCAATAAGATTGCCGGAGAAGCGACCCCGGCAACCTATGACTTTAAAGCCGCTGCCATTCCGCAGGCGCTGCTGACCGCCCAGCCGGGTGGGGTGAACGTGGCGTCGCTTGGGAAAATCATTCCGGGCTGGGGCCAGACGGACGATTTTATCGCGCCGTGGTTTGCGACGCTGGAAGCTAAAAATAAATGA
- a CDS encoding LVIVD repeat-containing protein has product MSVLPTPEYSRNMRLIGHSDQGGRPDGVQLMVHRGFAYIGHMVSQGFSIVDVRDPEKPKAAGYVPAPPGTWNVHLQAHDDLLLVINARDLFADARFADEKVYYTRQVGETVSDVRDKGWSAGLRVFDISTPDKPREIGFLSLNGIGIHRIWYVGGRWAYVSALIDGFTDYIFLTIDLADPRKPEVAGRWWLPGMNQAEGEKPSWPEGKRHALHHAIIAGDTAYGSWRDGGLTLLDVKDRTQPKLISHRNWSPPFGGGTHTALPLPDRSLLVVLDEAVLDNQEDGEKLIWLFDIREPSNPVSISTFPQPDETDYVAKGAHFGPHNLHENRPGSFVSSTLIFATYQNAGVRAYDISNPYRPVETGALVPAAPERMMDTRPNRPQVIQSCDVFVDAQGIIYSTDYNGGLSVIEYLG; this is encoded by the coding sequence ATGAGTGTGCTCCCTACGCCCGAATACAGCCGCAATATGCGGCTGATTGGCCATAGCGACCAGGGCGGTCGCCCGGACGGCGTGCAGCTGATGGTGCATCGCGGTTTCGCGTATATCGGTCATATGGTGTCGCAGGGTTTTTCCATCGTCGATGTGCGCGACCCGGAAAAACCGAAAGCGGCAGGTTATGTTCCCGCGCCGCCCGGCACCTGGAACGTGCATTTGCAGGCGCATGACGATCTGTTGCTGGTGATCAACGCCCGGGATCTGTTTGCCGATGCCCGCTTTGCCGATGAGAAGGTTTACTACACCCGTCAGGTGGGGGAGACCGTCAGCGACGTGCGGGACAAAGGCTGGAGCGCCGGGCTGCGGGTGTTTGATATCTCTACCCCGGACAAGCCGCGTGAAATCGGCTTTCTTTCGCTGAACGGCATCGGGATCCACCGCATCTGGTACGTCGGCGGGCGCTGGGCGTACGTGTCGGCGCTGATTGACGGCTTTACCGATTATATCTTTCTGACCATCGATCTGGCCGACCCGCGCAAGCCTGAAGTGGCGGGGCGCTGGTGGCTGCCGGGGATGAACCAGGCCGAAGGGGAAAAGCCCAGTTGGCCCGAAGGGAAGCGCCACGCGCTGCACCACGCGATTATCGCCGGCGATACCGCCTATGGGAGCTGGCGCGACGGTGGTCTGACGCTGCTGGACGTGAAAGACCGCACTCAACCAAAGCTGATTAGCCATCGCAACTGGAGCCCGCCGTTTGGTGGCGGGACGCATACCGCGCTGCCGCTGCCGGACCGTTCCCTGCTGGTGGTGCTCGACGAAGCGGTGCTGGATAACCAGGAGGATGGGGAGAAGCTGATCTGGCTGTTTGATATCCGCGAGCCGTCGAACCCGGTGAGTATCTCGACTTTCCCGCAGCCGGATGAAACCGACTACGTGGCGAAAGGGGCGCACTTTGGGCCGCACAACCTGCACGAGAACCGGCCGGGGAGTTTTGTCAGCTCGACGCTGATTTTTGCCACTTACCAGAACGCGGGCGTACGCGCGTATGATATTTCCAACCCGTATCGCCCGGTGGAGACCGGTGCGCTGGTGCCAGCTGCGCCGGAAAGAATGATGGATACGCGGCCGAATCGCCCGCAGGTGATCCAGTCCTGCGACGTGTTTGTGGATGCTCAGGGGATTATCTACAGCACGGATTATAACGGTGGGTTGTCGGTGATTGAGTATTTAGGGTGA